From one Asterias amurensis chromosome 10, ASM3211899v1 genomic stretch:
- the LOC139943028 gene encoding uncharacterized protein, with product MKNLVLLLLLVCTFHGICVSLECYKCTFSDEGCQDLSISAQPGFETCPDGSICHVTQTFLAIGDVVYPSRGCIPDSDCYNGCNGFVSESIECTSCCNEDRCNSGVPIVEDVSCYECYNLHFITGEGSTACDDDPFNPNDDSIRTTTCSSGQCAVYSQKGLSKNTVAYRGCQNSQFQCRSTKTQCKGSECIDCCSGNLCNGQVTARSIASIEQSTASVANNKQATNNLSSNGQTTGSVVNNGQTTARLAYNGQTTGIEDNNRQTTGNVAVNNRQVTGGGATKNGQTTVSVTHNEQATNDVSSNGQTINVASYGRNICVMSLASIWLNWFINN from the exons ATGAAGAATCTGGTTCTACTCCTGTTGTTGGTTTGTACCTTTCATG GTATCTGTGTCTCTCTGGAGTGCTACAAATGCACATTTTCTGATGAGGGCTGCCAAGATTTGTCGATATCAGCACAACCAGGTTTTGAAACCTGCCCCGACGGTAGCATATGTCAT GTCACACAGACATTTTTAGCAATCGGAGACGTAGTCTACCCCTCAAGAGGCTGTATACCAGACTCTGACTGTTATAACGGTTGCAATGGGTTTGTCAGTGAGTCAATAGAATGTACATCTTGCTGCAACGAAGACCGCTGCAATAGTGGTGTGCCGATTGTTGAAGACGTTTCCTGCTATGAATGTTATAACCTTCATTTCATAACCGGAGAGGGGTCCACTGCGTGTGATGATGACCCTTTCAACCCAAATGATGACTCGATTAGAACAACAACCTGCTCATCCGGTCAATGTGCG gtctaCTCTCAAAAGGGATTGTCCAAAAACACGGTCGCTTACAGAGGATGTCAGAATTCACAATTTCAATGCCGGTCGACTAAAACCCAATGTAAGGGAAGCGAGTGTATTGACTGCTGCTCGGGCAACTTATGTAACGGACAAGTCACTGCTAGAAGTATAGCCAGCATTGAACAAAGCACTGCTAGTGTAGCCAACAACAAGCAAGCTACTAATAATCTATCCAGCAATGGGCAGACAACTGGAAGTGTAGTCAACAATGGACAAACAACTGCTAGATTGGCTTACAACGGACAGACAACTGGAATTGAAGATAACAACAGACAAACCACTGGCAATGTAGCTGTTAACAACAGACAAGTCACTGGTGGAGGTGCAACCAAGAATGGACAAACCACAGTAAGTGTTACACACAACGAGCAAGCTACAAATGATGTATCCAGCAACGGACAAACCATTAATGTAGCCAGCTATGGACGTAACATTTGTGTTATGTCACTTGCCAGCATTTGGCTGAATTGGTTCATAAATAACTGA